The region TCCGACACGAGCTGGCTGGTCGACGGCGAGGCGCACCTCGACGAGATCGAGCGCACCATCGGGCACGACCTCCCCCGCGGTGACTACGAGACGGTCGCCGGTCTGCTCATCGACATGCGCGAGGGCCTGCCGGACGTCGGTGAGACCCAGCGGGTCGACCTGCCGATCGTGGGCGAGGACCTCCTCGAGGAGAACCCGGTCCGACGCTTCGCCGTCGTCGAGACGATCGAGGTCGACCGCCACGTGCCCTCGCGCGTCCGGCTGACCCTGCACGAGGAGGCGCTCGACGGTGGCGACACCGGAACCCCTCCGGGAGAGCCCGCGACGGATGAGGCGGAACGACCACGAACCGAGCACCAGCCTGAGGAGCGGTCATGAGCGCCCCCGTCGTGATCCTCGCCACGATCGCCCTGATCGCGCTCAGCGCGTTCTTCGTCGTCATCGAGTTCGCCCTCATCGGCGCCCGTCGCCACCGTCTCGAGGCGCTCGCGCCCACGGACCGCTCCGCGCGCGCTGCACTGCGCGGCATGAACGACCTCACCATGATGCTGGCGACCGCGCAGCTCGGGATCACCGCGTGCACCTTCGCACTCGGTGCCATCACGAAACCAGCGATGGACTACGCGCTGCGCGACGTCCTGCTCGGGTGGAACGTGCCGTCCTGGCTCGCGGGCGGTTCCTCGTTCGCGCTGTCGCTGTTCGTCGTCACCTTCCTGCACCTCGTCGTCGGCGAGATGGCCCCGAAGTCCTGGGCGATCGCGCACCCGGAGACGGCTGCGCGTCTGGTCTCGCTGCCGGCACGCGGTGTGATGCGGGTCTTCCAGCCGTTGCTCACCCTGATCAACCGCCTGGCGAACCGGCTCGTCGCCCGCGCCGGTGTCACACCCGTGGACCGCGCCGCCGTCGGCGGTCGGGACGTCGCCACGATCAGGAGCCTCGTGGAGCACTCGGAGCAGGTCGGGGTCCTCGAGCCCGAGCTGCGTTCGCAGATCTCCCACGCGCTGGACCTGCAGCAGCTCGGCCTCGCCGACCTCGCGCAGGCGTCGAGCACGGCCTCGGGGGTCCCGCTCGAGGCGTCGGTCGCCGAGGTGGCGCAGGAGGCTCGCAGCAGCGGCCACCTGCGGGTGCTGCTGCTCGACGCCGCAGGCGTACCGGTCCAGGTGGTCCACGTGCGCGACACCCTGCTCCTGCCCGGGGAGGCTCCGGCGGCCCCGGTCGCGCGGCCCGTGCTGGCGCTCGACGCAGCCGTCCCCGCGTGGGAGGCGCTCACCGAGATGCGCGAGAACAGCGCGCAGCTGGCGGTGGTGCGCGACGGGGACCGCCACGTCGTCGTCACGATCTCCGATCTCGTGACGCGGCTGCTGCCCGTCGCGACGGCCTGACGGGCGCACGACGCCCCACCCCTCGACGCACGGAACGGCCCGCCACGGAACTCTCCGTGGCGGGCCGTTCGTGTCTCGTCCTCGGAGCGCGGCGTGCTACGCCGTCGCGCCCCTCACCCAGGCGATGATCCGCTTCCTGTCCGCGGCGCTCAGGAGCGTGCGCGGGTACGGGCGCACCTTCGCGGCGGCGGGGTCGAGCGCGACGGCGGGGCTCGCCGCCAGCATGTCCGTGACCACCCGCGGGAAGTCCTCGATGGCGGCGGGCGCACCGATCCGGCCTGCGATCTCGGGATCGCTCCGGTGATCGAAGGCGACGACCTGACCCGATCGCGTGTGGTCGTCGCCGAGGATCGTCGTGTATCGCGAGGTCCCGGTGACGTACACGGTGAAGAACGAGCGCGATCCCGGCAGGTCCGAGACGGAGAGCACCAGGCGCAGCTCGCCCGGGACCTCGACCGCCACCTCCCAGCGCGCGAGCGGCAGCCCGGTGATGCCGAGACCCTCGACCCAGCGGCGCGCGGGGGTGGCGGGCTCGCGCTCGAGTCGGGCCGTCGCGACGGCGGCCAGCGGTGCCGCGACCGGGGAGTCCGGGACGAGCGTGGTCAGGTGCAGGACGGCCTCGGCCTCGCCCGGCGTGAGGCCGTCGACGAGCGGGACGAGCGCCTCGGCGGCGCGCCGCCCGCTCGCACCCAGCTCGACGTCCTCGGCGCCGGCGGCCACGAGCACGGCGCACACGCCGTACCGGACCTCGACGACGGCGCCGAGCCGGAGCGAGGGGTCGGCGGCGTCCGCGAGGAACACCTCCGTCAGGCTCGCACCGATCACGTCGACGACCGCGGGGGTCAGCACGCGCGCGACGCGCACCGCCTCCGCGGTCTTGCCGGGTGCGCGGCTGTACCCGGTCAGGGTCTTCGCGGCCTTCGCGAGGGCCTTGGCGGTGGCGGGCTCGACGTCGCCGTCGGCAGCGGCGAGCAGGTCGTCGGCGATCGATCTCATGGGCCGACGCTAGGGGAGAGCGTCGTCGGGCGGGGGAGCTGGTGTCACTGCCCGGGGCCGGCGCACGCCCGATGCCCTCACAGGCGGCTCCCACCGAGGGGCGTCGTCCGTTACAGCACGGGCGGAGCGGAGGCCAACACTCTCGCAGCCGTCACCGATTCGTGACCTGATTGTGGTGCGCTGCTGACGCGATTAATCGGAGAACCCTCTGGCTGCCGACGTAGAAGGACGCCGAAACGTTGGGATAACGAAACGCAAGATAAACGCTGGCGCTAGTCGCTGGCCGTTCCTCACGCACAGAGGTGCGGTGGCGTTCACCTCGCTCGGGATCGCACCCGTGACCGCTGTCAGCGCGCTCCGAGCATCCTTGCTGATCGGCACAGGCCACCCTCGTGCGCTCTTCGCGACCTTGGTGAAGCGTTCGAGTTGGAATAGCGAAAAGCAAAACGAGCAGGCCGGACGCACCACTCGATCAATTCTGTGGATAACCCCTGGCGGGTGTCGGAAATGTCCGTACGGTGAGCCGCAGCAAGCCGCTACGGGGATCTCGACGCCGACGATCCCCCGTCGTGCACCACGAGATCGCTGTCGGTAGCCGTTCACTCCGCAAGGGGAAGTCGCATGAGAAGAACACGGGTCCTCACCCTCGCCGCTGCCGCGGCAGCCCTGGCGGTCGCCCCCGCGCTCGTCGACCCGGGTGCCTCCGCCGCCCCCGGAGCGGTGGTCAACGCCGGCCTCGAGGACGGCGCGGACTGGCCGACCTGCTTCACGGCCGCCGGCTGGGGCACCGAGGCGGAGTGGTCGCTCGTGCCGGGCCGGGGAGGCGGCCGCGCCGTCGGACTCACGATCACCGACCACACCGCCGGCGACCGCAAGCTGATGATGTCGGAGTCGGCGCAGTGCGCCCCGACGGTCGACGTCGGGGCGACCGTCGACCTGGGCGTCGCGTACTCCTCCTCGGCACCCGTCTCCCTGACGGTGTTCCGGGAGACGCCGCAGGGGTGGGTCTACTGGGGCGACCTCGGGCGCTTCCCGGCGACGGCCGACTGGGCCGAGGCGAGTGCCACCACCCCACCGGTGCCCGAGGGAACCTCGCGGATCACCTTCGGCCTCTCGCTCGACACCTCGGGCACGCTGACGACCGACGACTACACGCTCGCCGCCTCGGCGGCCCCGGAGCCCGAGCCACCGGCGCCCGAGGGCGGTGGTGTCGGCAACCCGTGGCAGCTCGAGGGCGAGCGCGCGTGCCTGATGCCGGCCGGGTGGGGCGAGAACGACGTCGAGACCGCGTTCTCCACGGACGTGCCCGACGGCGCCCCCGCGGGCGCCCGGTCCCTCGCGCTCACGATGACCAACCACGTGAGCGGCGACGTCAAGGCCATCCAGTCCCAGGAGATCGGCTGCGCACCGGACGTCGCGGCCGGTGGTCTCTACACCGCGAGCCTCCACTACCGCTCGACCAGCCCGCGCACCACGATGACCGTGTTCAAGCACGACGCCGACGGCTGGTCGTACTGGACCGACCTCGCGGCGCTGCCGGCCACGACCGGGTGGGAGCGGCGCACCGTCGCGCTGCCCGAGATCCCGGCCGGGGTCGACCGGGTCTCGTTCGGCGTCGCGATCTCCGCCGACGGAGAGCTCCTGACCACCGGCCACGCGCTCGAACCCGTGGCGCAGGAGCCCGTCCCGCCCGGCGGCCCCGAGAGCGTCGGGCGGTGGGACGTGCAGGACTCCGAGATGCCGGTCCGCGCGATGCACACGACGCTGCTCTCCGACGGACGCGTCCTCCTCGTCGCCGGCTCCGGGAACGACCAGGCACAGTTCGACGCCGGGTCCTTCACGGCGGCCGTGTGGGATCCGGCCGACGACAGCTACACCGAGATCGACGTGCCCTACGACATGTTCTGCTCCGGCCACGTCACGCTGCCCGACGGCAAGGTCCTCATCTCCGGCGGTACCGAGTCCTACCCGGGTGCCGGTGACGGACCCACCACCTTCGACGGCACGGATGCCAGCTACTACTTCGATCCCGCCGACGACAGCTTCCACCCGACCTCGGACATGGCCGGCGCCCACTGGTACCCGACCCTGACCAAGCTCGGCAACGGCGACGTCTGGGCCGCCGGCGGCATCGACGAGAAGGCCGAGGGCACCGTCCTGACCCAGATGTTCGACACCTCCACCATGACCTGGCTTCCGTCGAACCAGGTCCCCCAGACCTGGAGCTACTGGGGCACCTACCCCCACATGTACCTCCTGGAGGACGGCATGCTCTTCTACGCCGGCGCCCACACCTTCGGCAACGGACTACCCGGCACCGGCGCCTCCCTCTACGACTGGCGCACCGCCCAGATCTGGGACGTCCCCGGCCTGCGCGAGAAAGACCTGCGCGACCAGGCCGCCTCCGTCCTCCTGCCCCCCGCCCAGGACCAGCGCGTCCTCATCGTCGGCGGCGGGCACACCGAGCTCAACGCACCCGCCATCAGCCTGGCCGACGTCATCGACCTGTCCGACCCCCAGCCGGCCTACACCCCCGTGGCCGACCTGCCCGGGCCCGGCAAGACCTACGTCAACCTCGTCAACCTCCCCGACCGCAGCGTCCTGGCCGCCAACGGCGCCACCCACAACCGCACGGGGGACGTGCGGACAGCGGCCCTGTTCGACCCCGGCGACGAGAGCTGGACGCCGGTGGTGCCCGACCCCGTCGGCCGCAACTACCACTCCACCGCGGTCGTCCTCGACGACGGCCGGGTCGCCGTCTTCGGCTCCAACCCGGGCGACGGGTCCTACGAGATGCGGGTCTCCGTCTACTCCCCGCCGTACCTGTTCGCCGGGGAACGGCCCACCATCACCGACGCTCCGGACGCGGTCACCTACGGCCAGCGGATCCAGCTCGGGACGACGGGTGACATCGCCTCCGCCTCGCTGATGTCGCCCATGTCCTCCACGCACCAGACCGACACCAACGCGCGCCTGGTCGATCTGCCGGTCGCGGGTGACGGGACGCTCGAGGCGCAGGTGCCGGACAACCCCGACCTGCTGCCCCCCGGGCCGTACATGCTCACCGTGCTCGACACCGACGGCGTGCCGTCCGTCGCCCGCTGGGTGTGGGTCTCGTGACCGCGACCGACGGGCGCGGCGCCTCGGAGGGACGGGGGGCCGGAAGGAGCGCCGGGGGCACCGCACCCACCTCCCGACGGCGAGGGCTCCCCCGCTCGCGGCTGCTCGCCGTCGTGCCGATCGTGGCCCTCGCGGCGGTGGCGACCGTCCTCGTGAACCAGTGGCCGGCGGCTGAGCCCGCGGAGGCGACCGCCACCGGCGTCGCCCACGGTGAGCACGGTTCAGCCGGTGACGGGGGCGGAGACGCGGTACCGGACGGGACGGCGTCGGACGCCGCGACCACACCGGGTGCGACGGCTGACCCTGCCGACCCCCTCGTCGACGCCGGTGACGACACCGCAGACACCGACGCGGGCGCGTCGGAGAGCCCCGCACCGCCCGTGGCCGGTACGAGTGAGGGCGCCGCGATCACCGTCGAGGAGCCCGACGTCCCGCAGTCCGACAGCCCGCTCGTGGCCAGCACGGGCACGACGCTGGCGCAGGCCGCGGGAGAGCCCGCCGGTGAGGAGCGCCGCGGGGCGGAGGGTCTCGGTGCGCCACGCGGCGCCGTCGACCCGTCCGAGGTCCTGTCCTCCGCCGCCTCGCTGGGCGGGTGCCACCCGGCCTACGGCGAGGCGGGCGAGTGCCTGCCCATCGTCCCACCGAGCATGGCCGAGCACGCCGCCGAGATGGTCGCGGCCGGGATGGACCTCGACTCGATGCCGCACCCGTGGAGCTGCGCCGAGCTGCTCCAGCTCTTCCCCGACGGCATCGCGGTCCGCGACGCCCAGCCCCCGAACCGCTCGACCCGCTCGGCCTCGATCCCGACGGCGACCGCATCGCCTGCGCCCCCGCCTGACGACCCCCGGGCGGTCCGACTCGACTGGCGCCGTCGACCCGCACCCGAGGTCCCCGCGCCGCCGTCGTCGACCCCCGACTCCGCACCGCACCGACCCGCGCCCCTCGGCGCGCGGCTGCCTCCTGCCCGCGTCCATCCGCGTGCGCCCGCGCGCGCCCTGCAGCGACCCCTGATCCCCGCTCCTCGGAAGGAGAGCCCCATGGCCGTGACCTCGCTCGCCCTGACGGCTGTCGCCCTGACCCTGCTGGTGCTCGCGCTCAGCACCCTGGTGATGGCCACCTACGCCTGGTGGGACCCCGGCGCGCGCTCCCGCACCGCCTTCCCGACCGCCCCGGGCGAGGCCAGCCTGACGTTCTCGGTGATCGTCCCCTGCCGCCACGAGAGGGAGGAGGTCGTGCGCGCCACGGTCGGCCGGCTCCTGGCGCAGACGCACCGGCGCCTCGAGATCATCATCTCGGTCGGGCACGACGATCCGGACACACGCGCCACCGCGGAACGGCTGCGGGCCGAGCACCCGCACCACGTCCGCGTGAGCGTGGACCGCGCCCTGCACAAGAGCAAGCCGCACCAGCTCAACACCGCCCTGCGGATGTGTCGCGGCGACGTCGTGGGGGTCTTCGACGCCGAGTCGCTCGCCGCGCCGGACCTCCTGCGCTCGGTCGACGGCGCCTTCCGCGCCACCGGGGCGGACGCCGTCCAGGGAGCGGTCCAGCTCGTGAACCACCGCGACTCGTGGTTCGCGCTGCGCAACTGCCTGGAGTACTTCATCTGGTTCTCCTCGCGGCTGCACCTGCAGGAGCGCGTGGGCTTCATCCCGCTCGGCGGGACGACCGTGTTCGTGCGCCGCGAGCTCCTCGTGGCGCTCGGCGGGTGGGACGCGCGGTGCCTGGCGGAGGACTGCGAGCTCGGCGTGCGCCTGTCGAGCCTGGGCCACCGGGTGCGTGTCGCCTACTGCCCCGAGCTCGCGACGCGCGAGGAGACGCCCGGGGACGTCACGGCCTTCGTCAAGCAGCGCACGCGGTGGGCGCTCGGGTTCTTCCAGGTGCTGCGCAAGGGCGTCTGGCGCCAGCTCCCCACCCGGGGCGCCCGCCTCGCCGCCCGGTGGACCCTCGTGCAGCAGCACCTCGTCGCGATCACCGGGATCCTCGTGCCGGTGTCCGTCGGGCTCGCGATCTGGGGCGCGGTTCCCCTCGGCGTCGCTCTCCTCACGTTCGTCCCGCTCGCCGTGACGGTCGCGACGGTCGCCATGGAGGCGTGCATGCTGCGCGAGCTCGGCCGCGACCACGGACTCCGCCTGGGGGTGCGGGACTACCTCGTCCTCGTCGTCACGACCGTCCCGTTCCAGCTGCTGCTCGCCTACGCCACGATCCGGGCCTACGTCCGCTTCCGGCGCGGCGACCTGACGTGGGAGAAGACGGCACACGCCGGTCGTCACCTCACGCCGGAGCAGACGGCGGTGGCCGCATGAGCGCCGGGACGCTGGTCCGCCGGCCCCGCCCGGGCAGGGCGGTACCGCTGCCGCAGCTCCCGACGCCCCCGGCGGCCGCGCCGGCACCGCGTGCGGGCACGACGGCGGAGCCCGCGCCGCGGCGGAGCGCCCGCGACCTCCTCACGGCCGACCGCGTGACCGCCGCGGTCACGTTCGCGGTCGCGCTCGCCGTCGGGCTCTGGAACGTGACCGACGCGACCGCGTTCCAGGACGACGAGGGCACCTACGCGGCGCAGGCCGCCGCGGCGGCCTCCGGCGGGTTCGGGCCCTACACCTACTGGTACGACCACCCGCCGCTGGGCTGGTTCCAGCTCGCCGCCCTCGCCGCGATCCCGCGCGCGCTGGGGATCGGCGACGGCTCCGAGCTCGCGCTCATGCGGGCGGTGGCGGGTCTCCTGCTGGCGGTCACGGCGCTACTGGTGCTGCTGGTGCTGCGACGGCTCGCCGCGCCGCGGACGATCGCCCTCGTCGCGGTGGCGCTCCTGCTGACCTCGCCCCTCGCCCTGACCCTGGGCCGCCAGGTCTTCCTCGACAACGTCGCGACGCCGTGGCTGCTGCTCGCGGTCTGGCTCGCGCTGTCGCCGCGGCGGGCGCTCTGGGCGCACGCGGGCGCCGGGGCCGCGCTCGGCGTCGCGGTCCTCACGAAGCTCACCTCGCTCGCGCTCGGACCCGCGGTGCTGGTGGCGCTGCTGGCCGGCGGACGGTGGCGCGGCCGGTCGTTCTCGCTGACCGCGTTCCTCACCGCCGCCTCGCTCGT is a window of Litorihabitans aurantiacus DNA encoding:
- a CDS encoding CNNM domain-containing protein; amino-acid sequence: MSAPVVILATIALIALSAFFVVIEFALIGARRHRLEALAPTDRSARAALRGMNDLTMMLATAQLGITACTFALGAITKPAMDYALRDVLLGWNVPSWLAGGSSFALSLFVVTFLHLVVGEMAPKSWAIAHPETAARLVSLPARGVMRVFQPLLTLINRLANRLVARAGVTPVDRAAVGGRDVATIRSLVEHSEQVGVLEPELRSQISHALDLQQLGLADLAQASSTASGVPLEASVAEVAQEARSSGHLRVLLLDAAGVPVQVVHVRDTLLLPGEAPAAPVARPVLALDAAVPAWEALTEMRENSAQLAVVRDGDRHVVVTISDLVTRLLPVATA
- a CDS encoding galactose oxidase early set domain-containing protein, which encodes MRRTRVLTLAAAAAALAVAPALVDPGASAAPGAVVNAGLEDGADWPTCFTAAGWGTEAEWSLVPGRGGGRAVGLTITDHTAGDRKLMMSESAQCAPTVDVGATVDLGVAYSSSAPVSLTVFRETPQGWVYWGDLGRFPATADWAEASATTPPVPEGTSRITFGLSLDTSGTLTTDDYTLAASAAPEPEPPAPEGGGVGNPWQLEGERACLMPAGWGENDVETAFSTDVPDGAPAGARSLALTMTNHVSGDVKAIQSQEIGCAPDVAAGGLYTASLHYRSTSPRTTMTVFKHDADGWSYWTDLAALPATTGWERRTVALPEIPAGVDRVSFGVAISADGELLTTGHALEPVAQEPVPPGGPESVGRWDVQDSEMPVRAMHTTLLSDGRVLLVAGSGNDQAQFDAGSFTAAVWDPADDSYTEIDVPYDMFCSGHVTLPDGKVLISGGTESYPGAGDGPTTFDGTDASYYFDPADDSFHPTSDMAGAHWYPTLTKLGNGDVWAAGGIDEKAEGTVLTQMFDTSTMTWLPSNQVPQTWSYWGTYPHMYLLEDGMLFYAGAHTFGNGLPGTGASLYDWRTAQIWDVPGLREKDLRDQAASVLLPPAQDQRVLIVGGGHTELNAPAISLADVIDLSDPQPAYTPVADLPGPGKTYVNLVNLPDRSVLAANGATHNRTGDVRTAALFDPGDESWTPVVPDPVGRNYHSTAVVLDDGRVAVFGSNPGDGSYEMRVSVYSPPYLFAGERPTITDAPDAVTYGQRIQLGTTGDIASASLMSPMSSTHQTDTNARLVDLPVAGDGTLEAQVPDNPDLLPPGPYMLTVLDTDGVPSVARWVWVS
- a CDS encoding glycosyltransferase; this encodes MPIVALAAVATVLVNQWPAAEPAEATATGVAHGEHGSAGDGGGDAVPDGTASDAATTPGATADPADPLVDAGDDTADTDAGASESPAPPVAGTSEGAAITVEEPDVPQSDSPLVASTGTTLAQAAGEPAGEERRGAEGLGAPRGAVDPSEVLSSAASLGGCHPAYGEAGECLPIVPPSMAEHAAEMVAAGMDLDSMPHPWSCAELLQLFPDGIAVRDAQPPNRSTRSASIPTATASPAPPPDDPRAVRLDWRRRPAPEVPAPPSSTPDSAPHRPAPLGARLPPARVHPRAPARALQRPLIPAPRKESPMAVTSLALTAVALTLLVLALSTLVMATYAWWDPGARSRTAFPTAPGEASLTFSVIVPCRHEREEVVRATVGRLLAQTHRRLEIIISVGHDDPDTRATAERLRAEHPHHVRVSVDRALHKSKPHQLNTALRMCRGDVVGVFDAESLAAPDLLRSVDGAFRATGADAVQGAVQLVNHRDSWFALRNCLEYFIWFSSRLHLQERVGFIPLGGTTVFVRRELLVALGGWDARCLAEDCELGVRLSSLGHRVRVAYCPELATREETPGDVTAFVKQRTRWALGFFQVLRKGVWRQLPTRGARLAARWTLVQQHLVAITGILVPVSVGLAIWGAVPLGVALLTFVPLAVTVATVAMEACMLRELGRDHGLRLGVRDYLVLVVTTVPFQLLLAYATIRAYVRFRRGDLTWEKTAHAGRHLTPEQTAVAA